The sequence below is a genomic window from Lolium perenne isolate Kyuss_39 chromosome 4, Kyuss_2.0, whole genome shotgun sequence.
GGTACACGGTGAGGAGGGGCTGGGCTGGCTGGCGGGCGTGGTGGTCGAGGATGAGGGCGCGGTCGGTGGCGAGGCGGCGCCAGGCCTTGCAGACGGTGCGGCAGCGGAGGAGATGCCTGGGCGGTACCGGAACTGGAGATTCTAGAAGCGTTCCTTGCCTCCCTGGGCTTTATTCTATGGGCCTGTCCTAGACTTGATGACCTCGTATAGACTGGATAGAGCCCATAAAAGACAAATCAAACCCGACATCAACGGTCTGGCCATGagtttttctttttgagttctttccaATCATACCTCAACCAACCTTGCATGTACTGAGTAAATTACATGGTAGAGTCCCTTTCGTTCATTGTACCTGGACACCTTCCGTCCATTGCCGAGAACCTAGACTGGGATGTCAGTATCCTCCATTTCAGGTCTCCAGAAACCAATAATGGCAATGCTAACCGTGAACATATAAACGCACATGAACGGGCGGTGCATTCTCATTGGTTAATTCATCCCCCATGAAGCTTCTACCAATCAGAATATCATTCCCATGAACAGCGTGATCTCAAGGCCACAAGGTTTGTGTAGATTAGTTGACTAAACCCTGCCTTTTCTCatgttatttttatttatttgctTTGATCATTGACTTGTACAAATTTATTACGAATAGCATGAAAAATGGGAAACCACGTTCGACCTGATATAGTTAATTATTATTTTGTTTATGTCGGATTCACACTTATAACTGCACTAAATTCAGTTTTGGCTTAAAGTTCAGTTGTGGCTTCAAAGAAAGACTAGTGTAACGCTGAACTGGAAACCTTGTTTTGGTCCAAAAAAGGATCATAATTGTGGATCATATGCCTTTCTTGCGATTATCTTTTTTCATAATTGTGGATCATAGCACAGACTAGCTTGTTAGGTACTTGTACGGTTTTTTCTCATTCCCATGTAGGTCATGCCACCTTATATTGGCCGTGTGTGCGGCATTCGGGGCGAGCGATGTGGCAGGCTAGTTTATGCTTGCAGTCTGTTCATTTTTCCAAATCAGGCGTCTTAACTCATGTCGGCATGCTGACACCAACGTCAAATTCTTGGAAGGTTTAGCGAATTAATGAATTTTGATGAACCTCCGGCTTATTCTTTAGGCATGTGCAATTGATCTCGTCTATGTGACATTTTACTCTTCCCGTTGCGCGTCTTATCTTGGGCATGCATGCCACATTGTGTTTATGTGTCCTAGTGTAGTTCTACATGACAGAGGTATGTCaatgtcagatgaacatgtggtaGTGTCATCACTTGGATGGCCATGGCCATGGGTCTGGCCTAACAATGGCGGTGATATGCATACTCCTCGTTGAAGGAATTAATTGTGTGCAGTTTTGTTGAATATACTATCGAGGGTGCAAATCCTTGTGTGATCTTCTCTGGTTGGGTTTGGTAAGAACCGTTTCCTTCTTAAGGACATTATTGCTTTGGAAGACCCTTCATATCATCTGGGGGTTGTCAAAAGCATGGATAATAACTCAAGAGTGACCGTCACAACATGATCACAAATTCACAATGGTTAGTTTTCGAGAAAGGTTGGTTGTGTGAATCCTCTGTGACCCGATAGTCTTCTAGTTTCGATGAGGCCAACTGTATTTCCTACCAGCGTGGTGCATAAATAAAATTCATGTTGTCTAAAAAAGCTACGAAAATTGTTTTACATCAAATGATTTCCGGTGTCTTTGGGTGGGCGCAATTAATTAATTTTCCGTGCTTGTTGATATCATGAAGGTGAAAGCGCCTAGCTAGCTAACGTCACTTAGTTAGAGAAAACATGTACTCCCTCCATAAAAAATAAGTGACTTGGATTTGTCAGTGTGCCACCACGTTAATTTAGTGAATGTTATATAGTTTTTCATTCTCTGTCATTGACAATGATGTGTCACTGGATTGATGTGAGCAATCCTTAATTGCTAAAAATATGGGGCGCAATCCATGAATAGTGTTCCTATAATGCACAAAAATGCTACGGAGTATTACGGTTGAGCTTGAGGTTTGACACAAAATTTTAACAGAGTAGGAACTTACTTTTCATGCATGGTTGCCTCCGCTCGTTTACGCGCGTCTCAAGTTACTGAGTATGTGAAGCGCGAGTGCCTGACTATTACCATTCGGTATTCTTCTTTCTTAAGTAAGTCAATTAATGAGCTAATAATGTCCCGTTCTGTCGACACATGCTGACATTTCTTGACCACAAGTACTCCACCGCGAATATACGAAGAGAATATATACATCGATCCCATGCACTGCGTTACTCCTACATTGCTTTACAGCTAGCGCAATCACAGATCATACTATCACTGACATGCAATCTCACCAGCTGCAGATGCCACCAACGGCGCCGACGCCCCGCGCCAGGCCCAAGCGTGCCACTGCGCCACTCGACGCCGCCGCGAGAGCCCGCCTCGCTGCCCTCCCCAGAAGCGCCGACGACAGTAGCGGCAGCGAGCACGACGCGGCGCCCGCACTCTCCAGCCTCGTCAACGAGTACCTCCTCGAGGCGGACGCCACCGTCCGGTCCGCCACCATCCTCGCCGCGGAAGCCTCCTCCGATCCGGAAGAAGATCCCGACGGCACCACCAGCTCGCCAGCCGCGGCGGCGGACACGCTCGAGGAGATCAAAGCCAGCCTAGATCCAGACGACGAGCTACGCCGCCGGCTCGTCTTCGCCGTGGCGGACGCCATGCGCGGGCTGGACGACCTGCGGCCGAACCTGTCGGCGTTCCGGCGCGCCGTGATGTCCCGCCTGCGTGAGCGCGGCCACGACGCCGGACTGTGCAAGGCGAGGTGGGACAAGTCGAGCGTCATGGCCGCCGGGAGCCACGAGTACATCGACGTCGTGGTCACCGGTGGCGAGAGCGAAAAGAGGTACGTCGTGGACGTCAGCTTCGCGGCCGGCTTCGAGGTTGCGAGGCCAACGGTAGAGTACGAGGCGGTCCGGGCGGTGCTGCCGGAGGTGATGGTCGCGCGCCCTGAGCACCTCAAGCGGGTTGTCAAGCTCGCGGCCTCGGCGGCGCGCCGCTCGCTCAAGCGCAGCAGCCTCAGCGTGCCGCCCTGGAGGAAGAGACGGTTCATGATGGCGAAATGGCTGGGGCCCTACAAGCGGACCGTTAACTCCGTGCAGGCATCGGCGGGTACGGCATTGCCAAGCAGTGGCATGGCGGGGATCTGCCGGACTATTGTTGGCTTCTTGCCGCCGCCTGCGGTGGTGGGGACATCGTCGGACAGGCTTTGGGGTTGAGGTGGCTGCTAGGGGTCTGAAAGATGCAATTGTAAAGTTTCAGATCGCATGTACATTAGGTAACTACTATTGGGGTTTGATCTAGTGAAATAGAGGATGTGTATATACATTGTTGGTTTGTTTGTTCAGTGGGTATTGTTGATTCTTTCTGTTCCTTAGCCTTGTAATAGTAAGTACTATATTAACCGGCAACAAACATATTTTTTCTTAGAATTTTGGGTTAATTTCTGAGTTCACTTGGTGGTgacacctcggcgccggaggaggtGGGAGGTGAGAAGACCGTCGGGGCTGCACGACGATCGGATGCGGAGGTAGAGGTCGCGGAATAGTTGTCTTGATAGTCGCCGGTCTTTGTCGCGGCTCGATACTTCTCGTTGGAAAAAGGCTAGATGTGTATCTACAATGTCTATCTCCGTGGATGTGTATCTACGATGTCTCCATCGTTCGACCACGTCGTTTTTGAACAAACCAAGctcgccgcagctagaaaagatcACAAATCGGCCGTGGGATCTCCAACGGTTGTGGGGTGGCGACAGGCACCTGCGAGCTTGGCGGGATGGGGGATGAGTGCGTAGTAGGGTTCGGGCTTGCGGAGAAGGCAATAGGTTGCCTACATAGTGAACGCCAACCGGAATAGGCGGTGGAGTGGCGAAGCAGCAACACATGTGTGAACGCGTTACGGGGAGGAACCTTTTTTGCTCGTCCCATCGTATCCGAGCAAATATAGGCTCCACAGAGGCCGATGAGCAAAGTTTTTGGTCCTCTAAAGTTTTTGCAACCTCGGCTCGAGACGGCTTTTCCTAACTTTTGCTCCTATAAGCGTTTCTTTTGCTCTTTCGGCTAAGAGCATCGTTAATTGTTGAGTGCTCACACTAGCGTGGGAAATTAGCGATACAAGTTGACCCATTGTTAACCTCCGCACCCATGCCAAGTGGGACATCCTCAAGAAGGCTCTAGGGTTAAGTTGTACACTAAGTTTGGACATTTCATGCTAGCAGATTGCTAGGGTTTAAGTTATAAAAAAagaggacatatatatatatacattaaTGATTTTTCAGTCCATTGAGTTTTTTTGTTTCTTTGTGTTTCCTTAGCCATGCAATATTTGTGGATATTCAAACTTACTTAGAATTTTGGGGACCGATTTTCATATAAATTGGATCAACTCCAATCTTTTTAATGGAACCGCATGATCACCCGTCCTATCGATGAAGTTTGATGGAGCCATATCATGCTAGTACATGCCATGTAATCACTGGCAGCCAGTGGCGGAGGGTCTTGGAGACCATCCCGGGTTGTGGCCCAGTCTTACAGCAGTAAAAATTGCTTATTTGGCCCATAAAATTtggaaaatattgaccaacatgaGACATAAGGCTTATTCGGCCCAGTCTAGCACTTTGGGCTGAGCAATTGGCCCCTCCTAGTCTTCCCGTCACCCTCCGCCACTGCTGGCAGCACATCTATAGGGTGCCAGGCTAGCCTAGTTACACTTCTATCTCAGATGGATCGTCCGAAATCTCCACGAAAGATGCATAGACATGTAACAAGAGCCACCAGTGTCATATTATCTCGGGAGTAAACAAATCTGGTCTCCCTCCTCAAcaccagtggcggagcttggaCAGTTTTCATGGAGGGGCAAATGGGTCTATAAGACAAAATTTCAATATTTTGGCCCAatgctgggggggggggggggggcaactgGGCCATTTTTTCATGAATCTTTCAAGAAATGTCCATGGGCCCCTGACTCCATAGCTACGCTAGTGCTCAACACTACCTCTTGGAATAACGTAGTCACCTTTCCTTCCATGATTTTCCACTACATCATGAAGTTTACGCCAAGGCTCTTGAAAGTATTAGTCTTTATCTTCTCGACCTTTCACCATGATTTAGGTCAAGAAACTTGAGAAGGCCAGGGACACAACTCTTACAACTTATGTTGTTGAATCCCGTTTCTTCGTCAAAGCACATAAAAAATTAAAATGGAAATATATTTAAATTTGTATTTTCCTTAGAAGGTTATTGTTCCTTGTTCTTTCCTAGTTCAAGTAACTTATCATCTagtaattttttttttctttcctagTTCAAGTAACTTATCATCTAGTAAAATTAGATTTTTTTGGGGTGGCAAAAAAAAAGTAGTTTATGATGATCAACGATGAATGGTCAAGGCCCAGATCTAAATATGAAATTCATGATCACCTAGCCCAGGCCCGAACGAGTGCTTCTATGACGGGCTCCTCCTCTACAACCTCCAAATCCCACCACATCCCATGACCCTTTCCCGAGTACCCGTCTTGTTTGGTGACGAGTTCTTGAGTTCTTGGCCTCCCAGTCCGAGGGGAAATCGAGAGAAATCAAGGAACAGGTGAGCCCCCATTTTCGTGATTCCTGAGTCGATTGCATCTTCCCGTACTGCCATTCCAACATTTTCTTTGTTTCCTCTACCTGATTTGGGGAATTCGCAGGCATTTCGGAAGATTCGCGAACCCCTCCGACCTCGTCTCCGCCCTTCCCATGGCGGCGAATACCCAGGGTTGCGACCTCCCGGAGGAGATGATCTCGGAGATCCTCATCCGCCTGCCGCGCAAGTACCTCCTCCGCTGCGGCGCGGTCTGCAAGGCCTGGCGCCGCCTCACCGCAGACCGCTCCCTCCTCTtcaaccaccacctccgccagccAGCCCAGCCCCTCATCACCTTCTTCCACGAGAGAAGCGACGCCCTCGGCTTCTCCACCAACTGTCTCGAGGCCGTCGACCTCGCCGCCGACACGCGCCGCCGGGTGCTCGCGCGGTTCGCCGACAAGGAGCGCCGCTGGGACCGCGACCGCAACTACAACGCCTTCTACGCGCTCGGCATCCACGGCTCCTGCGACGGCCTCGTCCTCCTCAGCTTCGAGTCGTCCAACGCCTTCAACACCACCTTCTTCGTCTGCAACCCCGCGACGCGCCAAGGTACCCTCCTCCCGCTGCCTCGCGATGTCCTAGGGATCGCCGGGTTCTACGCGCACGCCGGCGCCGCTTCCCGGGAGTACCGGGTGCTGTACCTCTACCGGCGCCGGGACAACGACGAGAGCGAGTGCTTCATCCTTACGCTGGGCTCCCAGGTGCCCAGGTCCATCCAGCGTcgggcgtcgtccgccgccgtgtTCGGGGAGGTGGAGAGAGTGCTCCACGGCGCTTGCAGCTGGCCGCCCGTCCTTCTCCACGGCAGCCTGCACTGGCCGCCGACGCGCCAACAGCAGGGCGGCATACTACTGGTCTTCCACACAGATGCCGAGTCTTTCAGTTCGATTCCTCCTCCTGCGGCCGCCGGCGCATGTGAGCACGCTCGGCTGTTCGAGATGGACGGCAAGCTCGCCATGTTCTGCTGGCAGAAAAATACGTGGACCTCCGATCTTTGGCTCATGGACGACTACCAGGCGGCCGTCTGGATCCGCAGGCACCAGATCGAGCTATCGCCCATGCCCCGTCCCTCCCAAGGGTTCCTCTGGAATCCACCATTCGTGTACCGAGGGGGAGATATGCTGATTGATGGCGCCTGGAGATCCGTGTTGCACTATGACAGCAAGGGGCAATTGCAGGGCTCTTTCGGCTGCGATGTTTTCCGCCTCCAACTTACTCCATATCTGCTCAAAGAAAGCCTTGTCCTCCATGACTTCCTCCACGAGTTCCTCGGTGTTGCATGATGACAACAACGGGCAATTGCAGGGGTCTTCCGACTGCGATGTTAGCCGCCTCCAACTTTCTCCATGTCTGCTCAGACAAAGCCTTGTCTGTCCTCCATGACTTCCTTCACACGCAGCAGCAGAATGGCTGATGATTTCCCAGTGACATGGTTACTTCTTTGAGTATTCTTTCATGCTTAGGACATTGCAAAAGGCTACTGGTCAAACTCAAACCAATTAGCTTTTATGATCGATTTACGTATCTGAACTTGTCTGTGCCTCTCATGGTTGGCAAAATTGTAACCAGAGGCTCCTACATATTTCTCCATTCTTTCATTTTTGGTAGATATGACAGCAGAGGCTTCTCCTAGTTAGACACAGTTATCACTTTTAATGTTGCGATACAATGACTTGCCGATATGCTACGGGACTTGGTGCCAGCCAGCTGTTCAAGTTTTTCCATACAAAGATAACATTGTCATCTGGATGTTGTTCAATTTTTTTTTCATACAAAGATAACATTGTCATCTGGTTGTTTGCAtgcccagaaactagcatatgattTGTATCCTCAAAAATTTTCTTCAGTGATTGAGTGTGAAGACGCAGCAGAATGGCGTTGTAGCTAAATCTCCTTCCTTCGAGGGATTGTAGAGTTTCCTGATGGTACCCAGTGACATAGTTACTTCTTCTAGTATTCATGCTTAGGATATTGCAAAAAGCTACCAGTGAAACTCGATCCAATTAGCTTTTCTGATCAATTTGCGTGTTCGAACTTGTCTGTGCCTCTCATGGTTGGTAAATTTTTTGAATAGATGCTCGCAGATATTTCTCCCTTCTTTCGTTTTTGGTAGATATGATAGCAGAGGCTTCTTTTAGTTAGACACAGTTATCTCTTTTAATGTTGCAATACAATGACTTGCCGATATGCTGCTGGATTTGGTGCCAGCCAGTTGTTCAAGTTTTTTCATACAAAGATACCATTTTCATCTGGCTGTTTGCATCTCCAAAAACTAGGATATGATTTATACATGCTGAAGAATTTTCTTCAGTGATTGAGTGTGAACACTGAAGATACTGACGATCTTAAGTGTTTCTTTTTTCTCTGTTTAGTGGAAACTTCGAACTGAACTGATGCTTCTCTGTTATTTGTGTGCAATAATTAGCATATTTTTATCCTCTCCTATATTCAACCATAAAAGTTACCTGCAGATCAGATCATCAAACCTTAGGTACATTCTTGATTATATGTTGATTAGTTATGTTCCATAGCTGTGAAATTTGGTCTAGTAAGTTGTCTAGCTAATGTTAACACCAACTTTTTCAAGGTCATGAGTTGTTGTTTACCACTTCACTTACACTAAAATTGGATATCTGTATGCATGCCATTCCCTTCTCTGAGAAAGGTTCTAGGAAAAATGGGTCTGAAGATTGTTTAGTTGCAATATGATGTCAATTACCTAAAGCAGCACATACGGTATTGTATTTACTTAAGGTTGATGACTTGGAGTAATATGTGAAATAATCAGTAGATTAACAGTGAGTTGTGCAGAAGGACGTTGTCTATTAAAAAACAATTTAAATGCCGTTTAGCTTGAATTGTCGCTTCCATAGTGGCATGCATCTTACGACTGATGTGTTTCTAGAAAAAAAACATGATGTGGCCATGTGGGTGTTTTTTTTAAACAAGGATAGAGGCTTTGCCATTTCATTGACAAAAGTAGAAGATAATTGGCCAGTTTATAAGGAAAACTGGCCCAAAACTGAATGGTGTGGGTATATTGGTAGTTACTTCCACAAGTATCATTGTGACACGCATTGGACTGTTGAGTTTCTATCTTAAACAAAAAGGCTTGCTACTGGACTTTGATATGACCAAAATTTGAGAATTGATGTTGAAGTTGTTTGTACGCCTTTAGATTTAGATTACTGAACTGTGACCCTTTATTTTTTAGCTGTTTACGACTACACATTTACACTAAGATTGAACATCCTCACGCATGATATTGTGCAGTATGGAGAAGGTTCTAGGAAAAACAGGAGTGGAGTTTGCTTAACTGGAATAGGATTTCAAGTACCAAGTACTGGAAACACCTTCCCGCAATGATCCTTTTCCTTCTTTGCCTACAAATAGTACATTGGACATGACATTTACTTCGGTTGAGAACTTGGATTATTGTGAACAAGGATCAGTAGAATAACACCGAGTTGTGCAGAAGTAGCACTGCCCTTACTCCTTTCCAAAACAACCCAACACTGTTTTACCTTGAATTATCATTTCCATTGTGCCATGCATCTTGTCACCACTGACGTGTTTCAGCAACAGAAAAACAGCACTGACCGTTAACTTTTATATGTACTAAAGGGCCCGGCTGCTTGACTCAACTATGTCCAAATTTGGGCATTGATGTTGAGCTTGTTTGTACGCCTTCATATTCGGGTAAACtgaaaatttagcctttacaagattgcaaaaggaaaagaaaaggtgGTGATATACTCTTCTCTTCATTTGTCTCATTCTGCAGGATTGTGATACCTTGCATTTATCTGGGATTAGTTGCCTGCTTTGCCGGTCTATTAGTTTCCAGTGGAGCAGTGTCGATTCTTGGAATATCCAGCTCGACTTGACAATGTTATTGGCTCGATTGTACTAGCTGGCATGGTGACTGAATGTGATCTGATGACTGATGCAGTTTGTCTTAGTGGTATTATCGGCCGGAGATGCTCTTGATTCTGCAAACACGGTTGGGTGCCAACTCTCCGCTCAGGGCTCATCAGAAAAGGAGTACGGATACTGTGAGATGAATAACTGCAGGAAAGTGGTTTTACCTCTAGGAAagcttgagcttatctatgtcagCTGTAAATAGCCACATTGCCAGAACAAACTCCAGATTAGAATTTGAGCCCAATGGTTGTGCTAGAAATGAATTGCGTTGTGTGTTTCTTGTCTTCCATTTGAGTGTGGGTGTGGCCTTGTGATGTATTACATGGGAAAATGGAAATCATGGTACACTGACAGCACCAGCGTTTGCACCTTTTCAGAGAGATTCAGAAGAGGTCCCATCTGATTTCTGCCCTCCCACTAGTCTACCCACGAGAGATCGTGAGGCACTACCATCATGCCGCACTTCGTTCTCCATGGTAGCCTGCACCGGCTGCCGCAGTGGCTCCAAGCAAACACCGTACTGGATGCACTACTGCTGTTCGACACAACGGCCGAATCATCCAGGAAAATGCATCCTGTTGTTTGAGATGAAGGGCAGAGCCGCCGGACAAGAAAAAAATGGGTGGAAGGCTCATCTCTGGGCTCTGGCTCATGGAGGACTACGAGAACGATACCTGACGACGGAGATCGACCGTGTCGGATATTACATACGCTGGGCTTGGCGATTGTGTCTCAAGAGGGAGATCTGGACGGATCGCTGGCTTGACGGTGCCAAAGTGGCGGAGATCGCTCCGAACGTGGCTAGTATGGTCTCGAGGAGGAGAGCAATGGCATGCTCGGTGAAGGAGGGCCTATCGGGCCAGTGGCTTCGTGACTGTGGCCCCGATATGAGCGCCGAGGCTCTCCCAGAGTTTTTCTTACTCTGGCAAAGGCTGGCCAACTTCCATTTGGATCCTGAGCGAGAGGATCTGCCCCTGTGGAGATGGTCGCCTGACAGTTGCTACACCGCCAAGTCGGCCTATGGAGCCTTCTTTGCGGGTCAGGTGAGGGCTCCTATCTCCGATGAGATTTGGCTTTCCCGGGCCCCTTACAGCTGCAAGTTCTTTGCGTGGCTCGCCGCGAAGAACCGATGTTGGACGGCTGATAGACTTCAGAGACGTGGCCTGCCTCACCCGCCGGCCTGTCCTCTGTGCGACCAGGAGCCTGAGTCCCTGCAGCATCTGCTCCTTGGTTGTGTGATGTTGCGAGAGGTCTGGCTTTGGGCCCTTCGCTGTTGGGGCAAGGAGGACTGGCTCCCAGCGGCGGACTCTGACCTTCTGGAGTGGTGGTCCTCGCGTACCTGCCCGGCTGCCCATAGGCGGGACATGTGGACCGCGATCATCCTAGTGTTCTGGTGTATTTGGCGACACCGGAACGATGTGGTCTTCAatggcgtggcggcggcgcaCCTCACCATTAGAGACAGGATTAGTACGGAGTTTGATAGGTGGCGGCTTGCCAAACTCTTCCGTGGCACTCTTTTCGTTTTTCTTGATCCTAGTCTTCTCCCGTGGCAGCTAGGAGAGTAGGCGTGTGTGTGGGGAGCTGCTCTCCCTTGTGGGCAGCATCGACTTTGCCTTCTTTGGCTTTCTTCTATGCGATTGATACACCTTTCCATGGTGTATCCtcgaaaaaaaagagggagatctGCTAGTGGAGTCGACTCTCTGTTCTGAACTTCTGATGGCAACTGCAGCCAATCCTTCAGTTGACATCTGAGGTGTGCTTCGGTGCACCCCCTCGGCATACGTTAATTGTGTTGCGGTGAAGTCAAACCTGGTCGCCGAAGGTGGGAGGTGAGAGATAAGACGTGTGTATCGTTTCGGTCACTCATCGGTGAGAGTAAATTATAGCTACTGCGCATCTTTCAGTTCAACGAAATTAACTCCACGTATCCTATATAACTAAGAAGTTGATCCCCACTAACATATTTCTCTTAACATGCAGCCTATCCACCTCATCATTTTGCCTCATCAGCCCACTACTAAATTTTCTTATCACATAGTTTTTGGCTGACTACCCCATCCATCTTTACTTT
It includes:
- the LOC127348960 gene encoding uncharacterized protein, whose translation is MQSHQLQMPPTAPTPRARPKRATAPLDAAARARLAALPRSADDSSGSEHDAAPALSSLVNEYLLEADATVRSATILAAEASSDPEEDPDGTTSSPAAAADTLEEIKASLDPDDELRRRLVFAVADAMRGLDDLRPNLSAFRRAVMSRLRERGHDAGLCKARWDKSSVMAAGSHEYIDVVVTGGESEKRYVVDVSFAAGFEVARPTVEYEAVRAVLPEVMVARPEHLKRVVKLAASAARRSLKRSSLSVPPWRKRRFMMAKWLGPYKRTVNSVQASAGTALPSSGMAGICRTIVGFLPPPAVVGTSSDRLWG
- the LOC127295709 gene encoding F-box protein At3g07870; amino-acid sequence: MTLSRVPVLFGDEFLSSWPPSPRGNREKSRNRHFGRFANPSDLVSALPMAANTQGCDLPEEMISEILIRLPRKYLLRCGAVCKAWRRLTADRSLLFNHHLRQPAQPLITFFHERSDALGFSTNCLEAVDLAADTRRRVLARFADKERRWDRDRNYNAFYALGIHGSCDGLVLLSFESSNAFNTTFFVCNPATRQGTLLPLPRDVLGIAGFYAHAGAASREYRVLYLYRRRDNDESECFILTLGSQVPRSIQRRASSAAVFGEVERVLHGACSWPPVLLHGSLHWPPTRQQQGGILLVFHTDAESFSSIPPPAAAGACEHARLFEMDGKLAMFCWQKNTWTSDLWLMDDYQAAVWIRRHQIELSPMPRPSQGFLWNPPFVYRGGDMLIDGAWRSVLHYDSKGQLQGSFGCDVFRLQLTPYLLKESLVLHDFLHEFLGVA